The Sphingopyxis sp. BE259 nucleotide sequence ATCGGCGCAGACCGGGCGTATCTTTCTGGTTACCGGTGCCAATGCGGGGATCGGGTTCGAAACGACCAAGGTTCTGGCGGCGCGCGGCGCGCACGTGATCCTGGCCTGCCGCGATCTGGATCGCGCGGACGCTGCGATGAACCGGATCCGCGCGGATGTGCCCAATGCCGAACTGTCGTTTCAGCCGCTTGACCTCGCCGATCTCGAACAGGTGCGCGAGGCGGCGAAAGCCGTGCTGGCGGGGCCACGAATCGACGTGCTGGTCAACAACGCCGGCGTGATGATCCCGCCGAAAACGCTGACAAAGCAGGGCTTCGAACTGCAATTCGGGGTCAACCATCTTGGCACCTTTGCTTTCACCGGACTGGTCCATGGCCATATCGACGACCGTATCGTCATCACCGCCAGCCTGGCGCACAAGGGCGGCCAGATTGATTTCAGCGACCTGTCGGCGGCGCGCAGCTACCATAAATTGCCGCGCTATCAGGCCAGCAAGCTCGCCAACCTGCTGCACATGTTCGAACTCGACCGGCGGTTGAGCGCCGCGGGGCGGTCGACCCAGGCGATCGGGTGCCATCCGGGGGTCGCGATCACCGAACTGACCCGCCATCTACCGATGCCGCTGCGTACGATGACGCCGCTCGCCGCGCCTTTTTTCAACAGTGCGGCGCAGGGTGCGTGGCCGACGTTGCAGGCGGCGACCGGCGCGCATGTCCAAGGCGGCGACTATCTGGGGCCGCAGGGTCTGGGCGAAGTATCAGGGCGATCGGGGCCGGCGCGCGCGACGCGCACTGCGCGTGATGCGACGCTGTCGCGAGAGTTGTGGGAGCGGTCGGTAGAGCTGACCGTGGTCGATCCGGGGATTTAGCCCGGAATTATTTTCGTCATTGCGAGCAAAGCGAAGCAATCCAGAGCCTACGGTAACCGCTCTGGATTGCTTCGCTTCGCTCGCAATGACGATGGATGTTGTTTGAGGCGCTGCCCCCTCCCCATGACTTCGTCACAGGGAGGATCAAGTCGAACTTTTTTCCACCACTGAGTCCTCCCCGCCACACCACCACCCGTTGAGTCCCCGAGTCGCGCCGGACTCCATATGCTGTGTCAGACTCGTTTCGTTCTCATCTCGTTAACCAGTTAGTGACGCGGAATCCCTAGACTTCTGCGCTTGACGGCGGACTCCGCCGGACTCATCAGGGGCTTCTTTCGGATCTTCGCGGGGGCAAAACATGGGTGTGATGGAACGGGTCAAGACCCCGGCGGTAAAGCAGCGGGCGGCAATGACGGCGCCCGTCGAGCTACCGCTCGACAGCATCCTGCAGGGCGATTGCATCGAGATGATGCGCTCGCTGCCCGCGGCGTCGATCGACATGATCTTTGCCGATCCGCCGTATAACCTCCAACTCGGCGGCGATCTGCATCGCCCGGACGGCAGCCAGGTTGATGCAGTCACCGACGAATGGGACAAGTTCGACAGTCTGGCGACATACGACCGGTTTACCCACGCATGGCTGAAGGAAGCGAAGCGTATCCTGAAGCCGGGCGGCAGCATGTGGGTGATCGGCAGCTATCACAATATCTTCCGGGTCGGCACCGCGCTGCAGGACAATGGCTATTGGATCCTCAACGACATCGTGTGGCGCAAGGCCAACCCGATGCCCAATTTCAAGGGCACCCGCTTTACCAACGCGCATGAAACGCTGATCTGGGCGTCAATGGGTGAGAAGGCGCGCTACACCTTTAACTACCGCGCGATGAAGACGCTGAACGACGAATTGCAGATGCGCTCCGATTGGCTGATCCCGATTTGCGGCGGTCAGGAGCGGCTGAAAAAAGGCGGGACCAAGGTCCATCCGACCCAAAAGCCCGAAGCCTTGCTCTATCGTATCCTGCTCGCCTGCTCGAACCCCGGCGACGTGATCCTCGATCCCTTTTTCGGGACCGGCACGACGGGCGCAGTCGCCAAGCGCCTCGGCCGCCATTTCATCGGGATCGAGCGCGAGGATGATTATATTGCGGCGGCGAAGGAACGTATCGAAATGGCGCTGCCATTGGATGAGAGCGCGGTGAAGACGATGATGGCGCCGCAGGCGGCGACACGCGTCGCGTTCGGGATGCTGGTTTCGGACGGGTTGATCGCGCCGGGGACGCTGCTGACCGACGCCAAGCGGCGCTGGAAGGCCAAGGTGCGCGTCGATGGCAGCCTCGATTGCGACGGCCAGCCCGCGGGGTCGATCCACAAGGTCGGCGCCGGGGTTCAGGGTGCGCCGAGTTGCAACGGCTGGACCTTCTGGCACGTCGATGATGGCAAGCAATTGCGGATGATCGACGCGGTGCGGCAGGACTGGTTGCTGGCCAACGAGGCGTAACATTACAGTGTCATTGCGAGCGAAGCGAAGCAATCCAGAGTAGCGTAAACCGCCCTGGATTGCTTCGCTTCGCTCGCAATGACGGGTAAAGGGATAGGCATGTTCCAACCGTTAACCAAACCCGACCTCGGTGCGGCATCCGCGACCGCAAAAATCTATTGCCGCCCCACCTGCTTTGTCGATCGGCCGCATGAACTGGGCGATCATTGCCTGAGGATCGGCGACACCATGGTCTGGTTCGCCGCCTGGCACATCAGCCTGCGCGATGGCGCCAGCGTCAAAGCGGCGATTGTCACCGTCGCCGAATGGGCCGACTGGATCGCGGCGATGCCCGACCAATTGGCCGCGGCCGCGACGGCACAGCGCGCCGGGTTGATGCGCCCGCGCGGCGCGCTTCAACTCGGTGAACGCATGGTGCGGCTGAACGAACCGCAATTGATGGGCATCCTCAACGTCACCCCCGACAGTTTTTCGGACGGCGGCAAGCATGTCGATGCCGTCGCCGCAGCCGATGCAGGCTTTGTCATGGCGAGCGCGGGCGCGGCGATCATCGACGTTGGCGGGGAATCGACCCGTCCCGGCGCGCCGCTGATCTGGGACGGCGATGAGATCCAGCGCGTCGAGGGCGTTGTCGCGGCGCTAGCAAAGGGCGGCGTCGCGGTTTCGATCGACACCCGCAAGGCCGCGGTGATGGCGGCGGCGCTTGCTGCCGGGGCGACGGTCGTCAACGATGTGTCGGCGCTGCGCTATGACGATCGCGCGATGGAGGTGGTGGTGGCTGCGGGATGCCCGGTCGTGCTGATGCATGCGCCGTCGGCCAAGAGCGATCCGCATGAAGGCGGGGATTACACGCACGCCCTGTTCGACGTCTACGACATGCTGGCCGAGCGGGTCGCGGCGTGCGTCGCGGCGGGCGTCGATCCGGCAAAGATCATCGTCGATCCGGGGCTGGGCTTCGGCAAGGGCGTCGCCGACAATCTGGCGGTGATCAATGGGCTGGCGCTGTTCCACACCCTGGGCTGTCCGATCTTGTTCGGCGCCAGCCGCAAGCGGATGATCGGGGCGCTGGATAACGAGGCTGCGGCCGACCAGCGGCTCGGCGGCACCGTCGCGCTGCATTATCAGGCGGCGGCGCAGGGCGCCCAATTGCTGCGTGTCCATGACATACCCGAAAACCGCCAGGCGCTGCGGGTATGGCGCGGGCTGCGCGACGCGGCGCTTACCGGTTGAGGCGAAGCGAGGCAACTCTCGCCGCCCTCCTGCGTATCTTTTGGGACCATGGTGCCAACACGGCGCCGATCCTCCCAGGAGATATTTATGCAACTCCCCTCCGGCTCGCATGTCGTTGTCGCCGACGGCACCCAATTCCAACTGTTCCGTAACAGCGGCAGCGAACAGGAGCCGAGCCTGAAGGCGATCGACCTGCCGACGAACGGTGAATCTGCGCATAATGCCGGGCAGGGTGACACGCCGCGACAAAATGCCGAAGCAGGCCATGCCGCGTCGGTGGCCGAAGCGCTGAACGCCGCGGTGCTGTCGAACAAGATCAAGCAGCTGGTAGTGATCGCCGATCCGAGCACGCTGGGCGAGATGCGCAAGCTGTATCACAAGACGCTGGAAGCCGCGCTGGTGGGCGAGATTGCCAAGACGCTGACGGGCCAATCGACCGACGATATATTGAAATCCGTCGCAAACGCCTGACGGGTTTAAAGGCTGTAACCGCCATCGCTGGCCAAGACGCTGCCCGTGATGGTGGCGGCGGCATCGGACAGCAGGAACGCGATCTGCGCTGCGATTTCGTCGGCGGTCGCCCAGCGGCCGAGCGGTGTGGCGATTTGCGCCATCGCCGTGGCAGCGGCGGCGCGGCTGCCAAGCTGCGTGACCATTTGGGCGAAAAATTCCATGTCGTCCCAGATCGGCGTATCGACGCCGCCCGGCGCGATTGCGTTGACGCGGATGCGGTGCGGTGCCCCTTCCTTGGCGGCGACACGCGCCAGATGGATCGCTGCCGCTTTCGAAGCGGCATAGGCAGCCGTGCCGGGTTCAGCCTTCAGTCCGGCGATCGACGCGGTGATGACGATCGCGCCGCCGCGGCCATGCGCGATCATCGCGCGCATCGCCGCCTGGACACTGAGCATCGCGCCGTCGAGGTTGACCGACAGGGTGCGGCGCCAGTCGGCAAAGTCGAGATCGATCAGCGGCGCGGCGGTCGCGATGCCCGCGTTGACGACGGCTATGTCAATGTTGGCAAGACCGCCCGTCAACCCTTGCCACAGCGCAGGGTCGCCGACGTCCTGCCCCTGCGACAGATCGACGCCGATGATCTGGGCGCCCTCGTTGGCGAGCAGCGTCGCAGTCGCGGCGCCGATGCCCGAGGCATGGCCGGTGATAAGGGCGGCTTTGTTCGAAAAACGGCGGGTCATGCCGCCGCAATTAGGCGCGTCAGGCGGCGGTGTCGATGCCGAGGTCGCTGAGCTTGCGATAGAGCGTTGAGCGGCCAATGCCGAGGCGGCGGGCGACTTCGCTCATCCGGCCGCGATAATGGCCGATCGCGAGGCGGATGACATCGGCCTCGATCTCTTCGAGCGGGCGGAGGTTGCCGTCGGGCAGATACAGGGTGACGCCGATCGCTTCGCCGTTGATCGCGATCTCGCCTTCACCGGTCAGGCTGCCGCCGCCGAGGGTGGCTTCGATCGCACGGAAATCGGCGCTGGTCAGCACATCGGTTTTGCTGCCGACCGCGGCGCGGAACAGCACGTCCTGCAACTGGCGCACATTGCCTGGCCAGGCATAGGCGGCGAGCAGGCGCAGCGCGTCGTCGGTGACCCCGATCGGCCCCATGCCAGGCAGGCCGCCGATCCGCGCCAGCAAATGCCGCGCGAGCGGGCCGACATCGCCGCGGCGTTCGGACAGCGAGGGCAGGGTGAATTGCGCGCTCGACAGCGCGTAAAACAGGTCTTCGCGAAAATGCCCCGCCTCGATCAGCTTTTCGAGTGGGCTGGTGCTGGTCGCGATGATGCGGACGTCGACGCTCTGGCGGATCGTGCCGCCGATCATCTGGACTTCGCCGGTGTTGATGAACTCGACCAGCTTGGCCTGGGTTTCCAGCGGGATGCATTCGACATGGTCGATGATCACGCTGCCGCCGTCGGCTTGCACGAGCCGCCCGACTTGCCGATCGAAAGCGCCGGCAAAGGCGCCGCGTTCATGGCCGAACAGCCCCGATCCGATCAGTCCCGGCGATACCGCCGAACAATCGACCATCACCAGCGCGCCGCGGGCGCGTGGGCTAGCGCTGTGGATGGCGCGGGCAAACACTTCCTTGCCGGTGCCAGGGCGGCCGTTGATCATCACCGGCACCCGCGCGCGGGCGGCCTTAGCGGCGATGGCGAGCGCGCTGCGGAAATTGGGGCTGGAGCCGATGATTTCCTCGAATGCCAACGGCGCGCGGAGTTTTTCGGTCAGAGGGCGAAGCTCACCCTGCGGCCCGCCGGTCGATACGACCCGGTCGAGCGCTTCGAGCAGGCGGTCGGGGGCGATGGGTTTCTGGACGAAATCGCTCGCCCCGGCGCGCATGGCGCCGACCGCGACTTCGACCCCGTTCCGCATCGTGATGACGACGAGCGGGAGGGCGGGCCGCCAGCGGCGCAATTCGGCGACAAACTCGGCCATGTCCATGCCCGGCGCGCCCTGATCGACGAGCACTGCGTCGAGCGCCATGCCTTCCTGGGTACCCAGCTTGGCGAGCGCGGTGTCGGTGTCGGCGGCGGCAATGCTGCGCCAGCCGCCGCGCGACACCAGCGCCGCCAGAAAGCGTTGCTGCGCCGGCTCGCTGTCGACGATCATCACTGTTCGCGTGTCGCGCGTGCTTGCCATCGTTTCGAATCTGCCCTTGTTCGGCGTCGTAATGCCGATTCCTCCGCTCAAGCGCAGTGATGTAGGCCACACGGGTAAAGGGGCGATTAAGGCCGTTCTTCTTTTACGGCGGACAGCCAAAGCGGCACTTGAGCATCAGCGGCGGCGTAGCTAAGACCGGCGCGAAGGCCGATTCCGGGCCGGGCGCGGCGCGCCTGTGCCGAGGAAGGCGGCGGCTGAAGGGGAAAGAGCCATGGCGGAACAGGAAATGAAGGCAGCGAGCGAAACCTATTCGGGTTTTCTGAGCCTGCTGAAAGTCGGATCGATCATCACCGCGATCGTGACCGTTTTCGTCGTTCTCATCATCTCCTGACCGGATCAACATGCGCATCGCTGTCCTGAAGGAGCTCGCCCCCGGCGAAGCCCGCGTCGCCGCGACCCCCGAAACCGTGAAGAAATTCATTGGCTTGGGTGCCGAAGTTTCCGTCGAATCGGGGGCAGGTGAAGCCGCCTCGGTCGCCGACGCCGACTATAGCGCGGCGGGCGCCAGTGTCGGCAGCCGCGCCGATGTGCTTAAGGGCGCGAACATCATCCTCGCGATTCAGGGGCCGGACCCCAAGGGGCTGAGCGGCTTTGCCGATGGCGCCTGGCTTGCCGCCGGGCTGAACCCTTTCGGAGAGCGTGCCCGCATCGATGGCTATGCGGCGCTGGGACTTGAGGCGCTGGCGATGGAATTCATGCCGCGCATCACGCGCGCGCAATCGATGGACATCCTGTCGAGCCAGGCGAACCTTGCCGGTTACAAGGCGGTGCTGATGGCGGCGAACGCCTATGGGCGGGCTTTTCCGATGATGATGACCGCCGCCGGGACGGTGAGCGCCGCCAAGGCGTTCGTGATGGGCGTCGGCGTCGCGGGCCTTCAGGCCATTGCAACCGCGCGTCGCCTGGGCGCGCAGGTCAGCGCGACAGACGTACGCGCCGCGACCAAGGAGCAGATCATGTCGCTCGGCGCCAAGCCGATCTTCGTCGAGAGCGTCGCGGGGATCGAGGGTGAGGGCGCCGGCGGCTATGCCACCGAAATGTCCGACGAATATAAGGCGGCGCAGGCCGAACTGGTATCGTCGCACATTGCCAAGCAGGACATCGTCATCACCACCGCGCTGATCCCCGGGCGCCCCGCGCCGCGGCTGATTTCGGACGCGCAACTGGCGACGATGCGCACCGGCAGCGTGATCGTCGACATGGCGGCCGAAAGCGGCGGCAATGTCGAAGGGTCGGTCCCCGGCGAAGCAAAGCGCATCCACGGCGTTACCGTCATCGGCGCGAGCAACATCGCGGCGCTGATGCCCGCCGACACCAGCGCGCTGTTCAGCCGCAACCTGTTCAACTT carries:
- a CDS encoding oxidoreductase, which translates into the protein MSRGFTADDVSAQTGRIFLVTGANAGIGFETTKVLAARGAHVILACRDLDRADAAMNRIRADVPNAELSFQPLDLADLEQVREAAKAVLAGPRIDVLVNNAGVMIPPKTLTKQGFELQFGVNHLGTFAFTGLVHGHIDDRIVITASLAHKGGQIDFSDLSAARSYHKLPRYQASKLANLLHMFELDRRLSAAGRSTQAIGCHPGVAITELTRHLPMPLRTMTPLAAPFFNSAAQGAWPTLQAATGAHVQGGDYLGPQGLGEVSGRSGPARATRTARDATLSRELWERSVELTVVDPGI
- a CDS encoding site-specific DNA-methyltransferase, which translates into the protein MGVMERVKTPAVKQRAAMTAPVELPLDSILQGDCIEMMRSLPAASIDMIFADPPYNLQLGGDLHRPDGSQVDAVTDEWDKFDSLATYDRFTHAWLKEAKRILKPGGSMWVIGSYHNIFRVGTALQDNGYWILNDIVWRKANPMPNFKGTRFTNAHETLIWASMGEKARYTFNYRAMKTLNDELQMRSDWLIPICGGQERLKKGGTKVHPTQKPEALLYRILLACSNPGDVILDPFFGTGTTGAVAKRLGRHFIGIEREDDYIAAAKERIEMALPLDESAVKTMMAPQAATRVAFGMLVSDGLIAPGTLLTDAKRRWKAKVRVDGSLDCDGQPAGSIHKVGAGVQGAPSCNGWTFWHVDDGKQLRMIDAVRQDWLLANEA
- the folP gene encoding dihydropteroate synthase: MFQPLTKPDLGAASATAKIYCRPTCFVDRPHELGDHCLRIGDTMVWFAAWHISLRDGASVKAAIVTVAEWADWIAAMPDQLAAAATAQRAGLMRPRGALQLGERMVRLNEPQLMGILNVTPDSFSDGGKHVDAVAAADAGFVMASAGAAIIDVGGESTRPGAPLIWDGDEIQRVEGVVAALAKGGVAVSIDTRKAAVMAAALAAGATVVNDVSALRYDDRAMEVVVAAGCPVVLMHAPSAKSDPHEGGDYTHALFDVYDMLAERVAACVAAGVDPAKIIVDPGLGFGKGVADNLAVINGLALFHTLGCPILFGASRKRMIGALDNEAAADQRLGGTVALHYQAAAQGAQLLRVHDIPENRQALRVWRGLRDAALTG
- a CDS encoding host attachment family protein: MQLPSGSHVVVADGTQFQLFRNSGSEQEPSLKAIDLPTNGESAHNAGQGDTPRQNAEAGHAASVAEALNAAVLSNKIKQLVVIADPSTLGEMRKLYHKTLEAALVGEIAKTLTGQSTDDILKSVANA
- a CDS encoding SDR family oxidoreductase — encoded protein: MTRRFSNKAALITGHASGIGAATATLLANEGAQIIGVDLSQGQDVGDPALWQGLTGGLANIDIAVVNAGIATAAPLIDLDFADWRRTLSVNLDGAMLSVQAAMRAMIAHGRGGAIVITASIAGLKAEPGTAAYAASKAAAIHLARVAAKEGAPHRIRVNAIAPGGVDTPIWDDMEFFAQMVTQLGSRAAAATAMAQIATPLGRWATADEIAAQIAFLLSDAAATITGSVLASDGGYSL
- a CDS encoding sigma-54 dependent transcriptional regulator, with product MASTRDTRTVMIVDSEPAQQRFLAALVSRGGWRSIAAADTDTALAKLGTQEGMALDAVLVDQGAPGMDMAEFVAELRRWRPALPLVVITMRNGVEVAVGAMRAGASDFVQKPIAPDRLLEALDRVVSTGGPQGELRPLTEKLRAPLAFEEIIGSSPNFRSALAIAAKAARARVPVMINGRPGTGKEVFARAIHSASPRARGALVMVDCSAVSPGLIGSGLFGHERGAFAGAFDRQVGRLVQADGGSVIIDHVECIPLETQAKLVEFINTGEVQMIGGTIRQSVDVRIIATSTSPLEKLIEAGHFREDLFYALSSAQFTLPSLSERRGDVGPLARHLLARIGGLPGMGPIGVTDDALRLLAAYAWPGNVRQLQDVLFRAAVGSKTDVLTSADFRAIEATLGGGSLTGEGEIAINGEAIGVTLYLPDGNLRPLEEIEADVIRLAIGHYRGRMSEVARRLGIGRSTLYRKLSDLGIDTAA
- a CDS encoding aa3-type cytochrome c oxidase subunit IV, producing MAEQEMKAASETYSGFLSLLKVGSIITAIVTVFVVLIIS
- a CDS encoding NAD(P) transhydrogenase subunit alpha, with the protein product MRIAVLKELAPGEARVAATPETVKKFIGLGAEVSVESGAGEAASVADADYSAAGASVGSRADVLKGANIILAIQGPDPKGLSGFADGAWLAAGLNPFGERARIDGYAALGLEALAMEFMPRITRAQSMDILSSQANLAGYKAVLMAANAYGRAFPMMMTAAGTVSAAKAFVMGVGVAGLQAIATARRLGAQVSATDVRAATKEQIMSLGAKPIFVESVAGIEGEGAGGYATEMSDEYKAAQAELVSSHIAKQDIVITTALIPGRPAPRLISDAQLATMRTGSVIVDMAAESGGNVEGSVPGEAKRIHGVTVIGASNIAALMPADTSALFSRNLFNFLSAFWDKEAGKPVLDEEIGNAIRLTQGGKVVNERLL